Proteins encoded by one window of Paroedura picta isolate Pp20150507F chromosome 11, Ppicta_v3.0, whole genome shotgun sequence:
- the LOC143820755 gene encoding uncharacterized protein LOC143820755: MFPSAAERERDKWGPQFDSPPSTSAAASQAHATGRKRKANFSNDETETLVWNVVRHFSALYGSESFRAHPVRRKQLWTQIQSRVNFLGYTERSIDDLKHKWRDLRLDVKKKITAKKPLPLHRPGPPHKPRLTPLEKMVASTFLQPTHDSEPEIVLDPEIFFPGASKQSFVPLQPGIFIDTNGQASSLPAMEGSAGPRLAGQSPEPPAIGDYGKGEGQSSSAESGPELRSPDMLAVSPALRNESLVSYASLLEEEEEEEEEERAAPETEGGIGVESRLSAEEEGRASGRQAVRIRRCNSQGSVSSLPEDPLNSLDAHSDWGREGTSELPAMQPEEDEEEEEEEEPASQSAERGSFPRVLMGPTWERPEEEPSRSRSPLHGGALTEESLPSSESPHADRVPPSQPLPRKMGCSRPREGRRETWRTSLMDMEDRWDRLYHQELAAWQQERAQQRQERARDRELQFRLLGILTDIRDELRTLRQERTASRQERASQTLPVPATPPLPPEAVATETLPHPAPLFLPLKSEEGRSGPPPPVGAGRGEAAAVTRSPRGIPRRGRGRPRGSASRHRRLFVANS; this comes from the exons ATGTTTCCCTCGGCGGCGGAGAGGGAGCGAGACAAATGGGGACCGCAGTTtgattctcccccctccacctcaGCCGCGGCCTCGCAAGCCCATGCGACCGGCCGGAAGAGGAAGGCCAACTTCTCCAACGACGAGACGGAGACGCTGGTGTGGAACGTGGTGCGCCACTTCAGCGCCCTGTATGGCTCGGAGTCCTTCCGGGCTCACCCCGTCCGCCGGAAACAGCTGTGGACGCAGATCCAGAGCCGGGTCAACTTCCTGGGCTACACGGAGCGCTCCATCGATGACCTGAAGCACAAATGGCGGGACCTGCGCCTGGACGTCAAGAAGAAGATCACGGCCAAGAAGCCCCTCCCGCTCCACCGGCCGGGGCCCCCCCACAAGCCCCGCCTCACCCCCCTCGAGAAGATGGTGGCCTCCACCTTCCTCCAGCCCACCCATGACTCCGAGCCAGAGATCGTCCTGGACCCAG AGATTTTCTTCCCGGGGGCGTCCAAGCAGTCCTTCGTGCCCCTGCAGCCCGGCATCTTCATCGACACCAACGGGCAGGCCTCCTCGCTGCCCGCCATGGAAGGCTCTGCGGGGCCACGGTTGGCCGGACAGAGCCCTGAGCCGCCTGCGATCGGTGACTACGGCAAAGGCGAAGGGCAGAGCAGCTCTG CCGAGTCGGGGCCGGAGCTACGAAGCCCTGACATGTTGGCCGTCTCTCCTGCCCTGCGGAACGAGTCCCTGGTGTCCTACGCGTCcctcttggaggaggaggaggaggaggaggaggaggagcgagcTGCTCCGGAGACGGAGGGCGGGATCGGCGTGGAGTCGCGGCTGTCTgctgaggaagaggggagggcgTCTGGCCGACAGGCTGTGCGGATCCGCCGGTGCAACTCGCAGGGGTCAGTGTCGTCCCTGCCAGAGGACCCCCTCAATTCCCTGGACGCCCACTCAGACTGGGGCCGCGAGGGGACCTCTGAGCTCCCCGCCATGCAgccggaggaggacgaggaggaggaggaggaggaggaaccggCCAGCCAGAGTGCCGAGAGGGGCTCCTTTCCCCGGGTCCTGATGGGCCCCACGTGGGAGAGGCCCGAGGAGGAGCCGTCGCGGTCGCGGTCCCCGCTGCATGGCGGGGCTCTCACGGAGGAGTCGCTGCCTTCCTCCGAGTCTCCCCACGCCGACCGGGTGCCGCCTTCGCAGCCTCTGCCGCGGAAAATGGGCTGCTCGCGCCCGCGGGAGGGCAGGCGAGAAACGTGGAGGACCAGCCTGATGGACATGGAGGACCGGTGGGACCGGCTGTACCACCAGGAGCTGGCCGCGTGGCAGCAGGAGAGGGCCCAGCAGCGGCAGGAGCGGGCCCGGGACAGGGAGCTCCAGTTCCGCCTGCTGGGAATCCTCACCGACATCCGCGACGAGCTGAGGACCTTGCGGCAGGAGAGGACGGCCTCTCGGCAGGAGAGAGCGTCCCAGACCCTCCCCGTGCCCGCCACCCCGCCCCTGCCGCCTGAGGCGGTCGCCACGGAGACCCTGCCCcatcctgcccccctcttcctccccctcaaaAGCGAAGAGGGCCGTTCTGGACCACCACCCCCGGTTGGCGCTGGCCGGGGAGAGGCAGCCGCGGTCACGAGAAGCCCCCGTGGCATTCCCCGTCGAGGTCGGGGCCGCCCCCGTGGCTCCGCCTCCAGACACAGGAGATTGTTCGTGGCAAATAGCTAG
- the LOC143820754 gene encoding uncharacterized protein LOC143820754 yields MAGAGAGAGAGAPQVQVRFEDVMVRFSEEELGLLEKWQRDLYVEVLTDIYESLIIIGNPVTYSDFIAWWKQGEQQNCPGSQESRAVDSSANEGLGQMSSPGDTEALDPPTIVHCRAEEEGAPYGGPGGAQEDSHGLLMADGGPRRDVRMPQLEKASPAPSRDAAAAREPPECPRAPGGGQAEGRPHLCTGCGARFRHYPCFLLHQPSHEKAKVWLCAHCSTSFLFRSDLALHEESHFNEALGACSRCGESCLCTPSLRFHFAARPEKSAEETQEGELRRGGRPGQEKPYACSQCGEQFSLEGNLQRHYRYCCPERLQRGGENREPDRPAPKGKRSRPACPGPPAQWACSLCSANFPSRYGLFKHRRRHHAGERHQSATESDRSVSLRRRFGGRSPVGVTKTLHRCPDCGKRLPFKRQLVAHMKAHAEEGRCRCTYCGERLGSGEGPRIHREEQAPAEQQPESSRGAPGGKELRQCAVCGKSFKKSYFPDHQAWHAGVRFRCSLCGKKSNFYSSAYRHFLAHRKGGDFSTCSVCGAGIQSERCPCAIEKFRLTQKPPPHPREETGRPAAGTQDFSPKPA; encoded by the exons AtggccggagccggagccggagccggagccggcgCGCCCCAG GTCCAGGTGAGGTTTGAGGACGTCATGGTTCGTTTCTCcgaggaggagttgggcctcttGGAGAAGTGGCAGCGGGATCTGTACGTGGAGGTGTTGACGGACATCTACGAATCGCTGATCATCATAG GGAATCCAGTGACCTACTCTGACTTCATAGCGTGGTGGAAACAGGGTGAACAGCAGAACTGCCCGGGAAGCCAGGAATCCAGAGCAGTTGATTCTTCTGCAA ACGAAGGACTTGGGCAGATGTCCTCTCCAGGGGATACCGAGGCACTGGATCCTCCCACGATCGTCCACTGCAGAGCTGAGGAAGAGGGGGCTCCGTACGGCGGGCCGGGGGGGGCCCAGGAGGACTCACACGGGCTGCTCATGGCTGACGGGGGCCCGCGGAGAGACGTGCGCATGCCACAGCTGGAAAAGgccagccccgccccctcccgggaCGCAGCCGCAGCACGAGAGCCGCCCGAATGCCCGAGAGCCCCCGGGGGCGGCCAGGCGGAGGGGAGGCCCCACCTCTGCACCGGCTGCGGGGCCCGATTCCGCCACTACCCGTGCTTCCTGCTGCACCAGCCCAGTCACGAGAAGGCCAAGGTCTGGCTGTGCGCGCACTGCAGCACCAGTTTCCTGTTCCGGAGCGACCTCGCGCTGCACGAGGAGAGTCACTTCAACGAAGCGCTGGGCGCCTGCTCCCGGTGCGGGGAGAGCTGCCTCTGCACGCCCTCCCTGCGCTTCCACTTCGCAGCCCGGCCGGAGAAGAGCGCGGAGGAGACCCAGGAAGGAGAGCTGCGTAGGGGAGGCCGGCCCGGGCAGGAGAAACCCTACGCCTGCTCTCAGTGTGGGGAGCAGTTCAGCCTGGAAGGGAACCTGCAGAGACATTACCGATACTGCTGTCCGGAGCGGCTGCAGAGAGGCGGGGAGAACCGGGAGCCGGACCGGCCGGCCCCCAAAGGGAAGCGCTCCAGACCTGCCTGTCCGGGGCCTCCTGCCCAGTGGGCCTGCTCCCTCTGCAGCGCAAACTTTCCCAGCAGGTACGGCCTCTTCAAGCACCGGCGGAGGCACCACGCGGGGGAGCGCCACCAAAGCGCAACGGAGAGCGACAGAAGCGTGAGCCTCAGAAGGCGCTTTGGTGGCCGCAGTCCCGTGGGCGTCACGAAGACGCTGCACAGGTGCCCTGACTGCGGGAAGCGGCTCCCTTTCAAAAGGCAGCTGGTCGCCCACATGAAAGCCCACGCCGAAGAGGGCCGCTGCCGGTGCACATACTGCGGGGAACGCCTGGGCTCTGGCGAGGGCCCGCGGATCCACCGGGAAGAACAGGCCCCTGCCGAGCAGCAGCCGGAGAGCTCCCGCGGGGCGCCGGGAGGGAAGGAGCTCCGCCAGTGCGCCGTGTGCGGCAAGAGCTTCAAGAAGTCCTACTTCCCGGACCACCAGGCGTGGCACGCAGGGGTGAGGTTCCGGTGCTCCCTGTGTGGCAAGAAGTCCAATTTCTACAGCTCAGCCTATCGCCACTTTCTGGCCCATCGGAAGGGGGGGGACTTTTCCACCTGCTCCGTCTGTGGGGCGGGAATCCAGTCCGagaggtgcccctgcgccatagAGAAGTTTCGCCTCACGCAGAAGCCGCCTCCCCACCCTCGGGAAGAGACGGGCCGGCCGGCAGCAGGCACCCAGGACTTTTCACCCAAGCCCGCCTGA
- the LOC143820758 gene encoding cathelicidin-2-like gives MEAVWAALVLLLGAAVANPVPPAPLSYEQALASAVQSHNRESGLRNAFRLLEAELQPGWDPSAPSAQPLRFSIKETECPVRESSDIDRCDYKAHGLHRNCSGFYSTARSPPEMVVQCEDVGRQLHRMTRGRFKKWKKKLRKAAKILRMVMTVLAS, from the exons ATGGAGGCCGTCTGGGCTGCACTGGTGCTGCTCCTGGGGGCAGCTGTGGCAAACCCGGTGCCCCCTGCGCCACTGAGCTATGAGCAAGCCCTGGCCTCTGCTGTTCAAAGCCACAACCGGGAGTCTGGCCTGAGGAACGCCTTCCGGCTGCTGGAAGCAGAGCTGCAGCCCGGCTGG GATCCGTCTGCCCCCTCTGCCCAGCCGCTGAGATTCTCCATTAAAGAGACGGAGtgcccagtgagggagagctcggACATTGACCGGTGTGACTACAAAGCCCACGGG CTCCACCGCAATTGCTCCGGCTTCTATTCCACCGCCAGGAGCCCGCCCGAGATGGTGGTGCAGTGTGAGGACGTGGGCCGGCAG CTGCATCGGATGACGAGAGGCCGTTtcaagaaatggaagaagaagctGCGGAAGGCCGCCAAGATACTGAGGATGGTCATGACCGTCCTGgccagctga